One window of Lytechinus variegatus isolate NC3 chromosome 2, Lvar_3.0, whole genome shotgun sequence genomic DNA carries:
- the LOC121409287 gene encoding vacuolar protein sorting-associated protein 53 homolog isoform X1 has product MATIEEDETEIFEDDHLNSLLNFPPDVQQAIEQVLPSSDPLDRPDFNAVDYINNLFPTEQSLANIDEVVNRMRLKIRRLDDEIRAVVRGQTTAGQDGREALKEAQKAIQELFKRIKDIKEKADKSEQMVKEITRDIKQLDHAKRHLTSSITTLNHLHMLVGGVDSLESMTRRRQYGEVANLLQGVVNVMEHFQKYMSIPQIRQLADKVRKIQSELGVQILADFEESFANQGSRPIGNMRELAEACLVVRVLDPKVKKDLMKWFVTLQLQEYMVLFQESQDVAWLDKIDRRYAWLKRALVEFEEKYGPMFPRDWEVSERICVEFCNVTRTELGKIMQKRESEIDVKLLLFAIQRTTNFETIIAKRFSGITLQPAGESSENMMTEEKPVSTNPFEMDDEPVEVKTLLKPKLSSFQGIISQCFEPHLHIYIQSQDRNLSDLINRFVEDFKTQGPPRIESEESGAVLPSCADLFVYYKKCMVQCSQLSTGTPLLDLTQTFQKYLRVFANRLLTNNLPKSQTTTPAGGLNISALLKEGLKESSSSDVPKFTPEEQYLVCSILCTAEYCLDTTQQLEEKLKEKINPSMSDRIDLNGEMDVFHNVISNCIQLLVQDLETACDPALTAMNKVNWSSVETVGDQSGYVTAITTHIKQALPVIRDNLASARKYFTQFCIKFANSFIPRFISHIYKCKPISTVGAEQLLLDTHSLKTVLLDLPSIGSQVTRKAPASYTKIVVKGMTKAEMILKVVMSPQDPAEAFVDNYIKLIADTDTSNFQKLLEMKGLKRSDQNAMLDIFKARLSSTSHPGENVVVVTSSQEQQDLSRIRRLEKIIKRKL; this is encoded by the exons ATGGCTACCATAGAAGAGGATGAGACTGAAATATTTGAAGATGATCATTTAAATTCTCTTTTGAATTTCCCTCCAGATGTACAACAAGCAATTGAACAG GTCCTCCCATCTTCAGACCCATTGGATAGGCCTGATTTCAATGCTGTGGATTACATAAATAATCTCTTCCCTACAGAACAA TCACTTGCCAACATAGATGAGGTAGTAAATCGTATGAGGCTCAAGATACGCCGGCTTGATGATGAGATCAGAGCAGTTGTCAGAGGACAAACAACTGCAGGCCAGGATGGAAGAGAA GCTCTCAAGGAAGCACAGAAAGCTATTCAAGAACTCTTCAAAAGGATAAAAGATATCAAAGAAAAGGCTGACAAATCAGAACAGATG gTGAAAGAAATAACCAGAGACATCAAGCAGCTTGATCATGCCAAACGTCACCTGACTTCATCTATTACAACCCTTAATCATCTTCATATGCTTGTCGGAGGTGTGGATTCGCTGGA GAGCATGACAAGAAGACGTCAGTATGGTGAAGTAGCAAATCTTCTTCAAGGAGTTGTCAATGTGATGGAACATTTCCAAAAATACATGAGTATACCTCAGATCAGGCAACTAGCTGACAA AGTTCGCAAAATTCAGTCTGAATTAGGTGTTCAAATTCTAGCAGATTTTGAAGAATCCTTTGCCAACCAAGGAAGTAGG ccGATAGGAAATATGAGAGAACTTGCAGAGGCTTGTTTAGTAGTCAGGGTTCTTGATCCCAAAGTCAA gaaGGACTTGATGAAATGGTTTGTGACACTCCAACTTCAGGAGTACATGGTGCTCTTCCAGGAGAGCCAGGATGTAGCCTGGTTGGATAAGATTGATCGTCGTTATGCTTGGCTCAAGAGGGCGCTAGTTGAATTTGAAGAGAAGTACGGTCCTATGTTCCCTCGTGATTGGGAGGTCAGTGAGAGGATATGTGTAGAATTCTGCAATGTCACTAG GACTGAACTTGGTAAAATAATGCAGAAGCGAGAATCTGAGATAGATGTCAAGTTATTACTCTTTGCCATCCAACGTACGACTAACTTTGAAACCATCATTGCTAAACGGTTCAGTGGTATCACCTTACAACCTGCGGGTGAATCATCAGAAAATATGATGACAGAAGAAAAACCAGTGTCAACAAATCCATTTGAGATGGATGATGAACCAGTTGAAGTAAAG ACATTACTCAAACCCAAGCTATCGTCATTCCAAGGCATCATCAGTCAATGTTTTGAACCACATCTGCATATCTACATCCAATCACAAGACAG GAATCTATCTGACTTGATCAACCGATTTGTAGAGGACTTCAAGACGCAGGGTCCTCCTCGTATTGAATCTGAAGAGAGCGGTGCTGTGCTGCCCTCGTGTGCTGATCTGTTTGTATACTATAAGAAATGTATGGTACAATGCTCTCAGCTTAGTACGGGTACACCACTATTGGACTTAACTCAAACTTTCCAGAAGTATCTGAGAGTTTTCGCCAACAGACTTCTCACAAACAATCTACCAAA GTCACAAACTACAACTCCAGCTGGTGGTCTAAACATCTCGGCCCTTCTCAAAGAAGGTTTGAAAGAATCTTCATCTTCTGATGTACCAAAGTTTACACCTGAAGAACAGTACTTGGTTTGTAGTATATTATGCACAGCAGAATACTGTCTGGATACTACCCAACAG CTTGAAGagaaattaaaggaaaaaatcaACCCATCAATGTCTGACAGGATAGACCTCAATGGAGAAATGGACGTCTTTCACAa TGTTATATCAAACTGTATTCAGTTGTTAGTGCAAGATCTAGAGACTGCATGTGATCCTGCTCTAACAGCCATGAATAAG GTGAACTGGTCATCGGTCGAGACAGTAGGTGATCAGAGTGGTTATGTAACGGCTATTACAACACATATCAAACAAGCATTACCAGTCATACGGGATAACCTAGCATCAGCTAGAAAATACTTCACTCAATTCTGCATCAAATTTGCCAA TTCTTTCATTCCACGATTCATCAGTCATATCTATAAATGTAAACCTATCAGTACAGTTGGTGCTGAACAGCTTCTTCTTGACACACATTCCCTAAAGACAGTGCTCTTAGATCTACCTTCCATTGGATCACAAGTCACTAGGAAAGCACCTGCAAG CTATACCAAGATAGTAGTGAAAGGTATGACCAAAGCAGAGATGATCCTGAAGGTTGTAATGTCACCTCAAGACCCTGCTGAAGCTTTCGTTGATAACTACATCAAACTCATTGCTGATACAGACACCTCAAACTTTCAGAAACTTCTAGAAATGAAG GGTCTGAAGAGAAGTGACCAGAATGCCATGTTAGATATCTTCAAGGCACGTTTATCATCAACTAGTCATCCTGGGGAGAATGTAGTGGTTGTGACATCATCACAAGAACAACAAGATCTTAGTAGGATACGAAGACTGGAgaaaatcattaaaagaaaGCTGTAG
- the LOC121409287 gene encoding vacuolar protein sorting-associated protein 53 homolog isoform X2, with translation MATIEEDETEIFEDDHLNSLLNFPPDVQQAIEQVLPSSDPLDRPDFNAVDYINNLFPTEQSLANIDEVVNRMRLKIRRLDDEIRAVVRGQTTAGQDGREVKEITRDIKQLDHAKRHLTSSITTLNHLHMLVGGVDSLESMTRRRQYGEVANLLQGVVNVMEHFQKYMSIPQIRQLADKVRKIQSELGVQILADFEESFANQGSRPIGNMRELAEACLVVRVLDPKVKKDLMKWFVTLQLQEYMVLFQESQDVAWLDKIDRRYAWLKRALVEFEEKYGPMFPRDWEVSERICVEFCNVTRTELGKIMQKRESEIDVKLLLFAIQRTTNFETIIAKRFSGITLQPAGESSENMMTEEKPVSTNPFEMDDEPVEVKTLLKPKLSSFQGIISQCFEPHLHIYIQSQDRNLSDLINRFVEDFKTQGPPRIESEESGAVLPSCADLFVYYKKCMVQCSQLSTGTPLLDLTQTFQKYLRVFANRLLTNNLPKSQTTTPAGGLNISALLKEGLKESSSSDVPKFTPEEQYLVCSILCTAEYCLDTTQQLEEKLKEKINPSMSDRIDLNGEMDVFHNVISNCIQLLVQDLETACDPALTAMNKVNWSSVETVGDQSGYVTAITTHIKQALPVIRDNLASARKYFTQFCIKFANSFIPRFISHIYKCKPISTVGAEQLLLDTHSLKTVLLDLPSIGSQVTRKAPASYTKIVVKGMTKAEMILKVVMSPQDPAEAFVDNYIKLIADTDTSNFQKLLEMKGLKRSDQNAMLDIFKARLSSTSHPGENVVVVTSSQEQQDLSRIRRLEKIIKRKL, from the exons ATGGCTACCATAGAAGAGGATGAGACTGAAATATTTGAAGATGATCATTTAAATTCTCTTTTGAATTTCCCTCCAGATGTACAACAAGCAATTGAACAG GTCCTCCCATCTTCAGACCCATTGGATAGGCCTGATTTCAATGCTGTGGATTACATAAATAATCTCTTCCCTACAGAACAA TCACTTGCCAACATAGATGAGGTAGTAAATCGTATGAGGCTCAAGATACGCCGGCTTGATGATGAGATCAGAGCAGTTGTCAGAGGACAAACAACTGCAGGCCAGGATGGAAGAGAA gTGAAAGAAATAACCAGAGACATCAAGCAGCTTGATCATGCCAAACGTCACCTGACTTCATCTATTACAACCCTTAATCATCTTCATATGCTTGTCGGAGGTGTGGATTCGCTGGA GAGCATGACAAGAAGACGTCAGTATGGTGAAGTAGCAAATCTTCTTCAAGGAGTTGTCAATGTGATGGAACATTTCCAAAAATACATGAGTATACCTCAGATCAGGCAACTAGCTGACAA AGTTCGCAAAATTCAGTCTGAATTAGGTGTTCAAATTCTAGCAGATTTTGAAGAATCCTTTGCCAACCAAGGAAGTAGG ccGATAGGAAATATGAGAGAACTTGCAGAGGCTTGTTTAGTAGTCAGGGTTCTTGATCCCAAAGTCAA gaaGGACTTGATGAAATGGTTTGTGACACTCCAACTTCAGGAGTACATGGTGCTCTTCCAGGAGAGCCAGGATGTAGCCTGGTTGGATAAGATTGATCGTCGTTATGCTTGGCTCAAGAGGGCGCTAGTTGAATTTGAAGAGAAGTACGGTCCTATGTTCCCTCGTGATTGGGAGGTCAGTGAGAGGATATGTGTAGAATTCTGCAATGTCACTAG GACTGAACTTGGTAAAATAATGCAGAAGCGAGAATCTGAGATAGATGTCAAGTTATTACTCTTTGCCATCCAACGTACGACTAACTTTGAAACCATCATTGCTAAACGGTTCAGTGGTATCACCTTACAACCTGCGGGTGAATCATCAGAAAATATGATGACAGAAGAAAAACCAGTGTCAACAAATCCATTTGAGATGGATGATGAACCAGTTGAAGTAAAG ACATTACTCAAACCCAAGCTATCGTCATTCCAAGGCATCATCAGTCAATGTTTTGAACCACATCTGCATATCTACATCCAATCACAAGACAG GAATCTATCTGACTTGATCAACCGATTTGTAGAGGACTTCAAGACGCAGGGTCCTCCTCGTATTGAATCTGAAGAGAGCGGTGCTGTGCTGCCCTCGTGTGCTGATCTGTTTGTATACTATAAGAAATGTATGGTACAATGCTCTCAGCTTAGTACGGGTACACCACTATTGGACTTAACTCAAACTTTCCAGAAGTATCTGAGAGTTTTCGCCAACAGACTTCTCACAAACAATCTACCAAA GTCACAAACTACAACTCCAGCTGGTGGTCTAAACATCTCGGCCCTTCTCAAAGAAGGTTTGAAAGAATCTTCATCTTCTGATGTACCAAAGTTTACACCTGAAGAACAGTACTTGGTTTGTAGTATATTATGCACAGCAGAATACTGTCTGGATACTACCCAACAG CTTGAAGagaaattaaaggaaaaaatcaACCCATCAATGTCTGACAGGATAGACCTCAATGGAGAAATGGACGTCTTTCACAa TGTTATATCAAACTGTATTCAGTTGTTAGTGCAAGATCTAGAGACTGCATGTGATCCTGCTCTAACAGCCATGAATAAG GTGAACTGGTCATCGGTCGAGACAGTAGGTGATCAGAGTGGTTATGTAACGGCTATTACAACACATATCAAACAAGCATTACCAGTCATACGGGATAACCTAGCATCAGCTAGAAAATACTTCACTCAATTCTGCATCAAATTTGCCAA TTCTTTCATTCCACGATTCATCAGTCATATCTATAAATGTAAACCTATCAGTACAGTTGGTGCTGAACAGCTTCTTCTTGACACACATTCCCTAAAGACAGTGCTCTTAGATCTACCTTCCATTGGATCACAAGTCACTAGGAAAGCACCTGCAAG CTATACCAAGATAGTAGTGAAAGGTATGACCAAAGCAGAGATGATCCTGAAGGTTGTAATGTCACCTCAAGACCCTGCTGAAGCTTTCGTTGATAACTACATCAAACTCATTGCTGATACAGACACCTCAAACTTTCAGAAACTTCTAGAAATGAAG GGTCTGAAGAGAAGTGACCAGAATGCCATGTTAGATATCTTCAAGGCACGTTTATCATCAACTAGTCATCCTGGGGAGAATGTAGTGGTTGTGACATCATCACAAGAACAACAAGATCTTAGTAGGATACGAAGACTGGAgaaaatcattaaaagaaaGCTGTAG